agagatagagagagagagagatagagagagagagagatagagagagagagagagagagagagagatagagagagagagagagagagatagagagagagagagagagagatagagagagagagagagagagagagagagagagagagagagagagagagagagagagagagatagagagagagagagagagagagagagagatagagagagagagagagagatagagagagagagagagagagatagagagagagagagagatagagagagagagagatagagagagagagagagagagatagagagagagagagagagagagagatagagagagagagagagagatagagagagagagagagagagagagatagagagagagagagagagagatagagagagagagagagatagagagagagagagagagagagagagagagagagagagagagagagagagagagagagatagagagagagagagagagatagagagagagagagagagatagagagagagagagagagagatagagagagagagagagatagagagagagagagagagatagagagagagagagagagagagagagagagagagagagagagagagagatagagagagagagagagagagagagagagagagagagagagagagagagagagagagagagagagagagagagagagagagagagagatagagagagagagagagagagagatagagagagagagagatagagagagagagagagagagatagagagagagagagagatagagagagagagagatagagagagagagagatagagagagagagagagatagagagagagagagatagagagagagagagagagagagagatagagagagagagagagagagagagagatagagagagagagagagagagagagagagagagagagagagagagagagagagagagagagagagagagagagagagagagagagagagagagagagagagagagagagagagagagagagagagagagagagagagagagagagagagagagagagagagagagagagagagagagagagagagagatagagagagagagagatagagagagagagagagagatagagagagagagagatagagagagagagagagagagagatagagagagagagagagatagagagagagagagagagagagagagagagagatagagagagagagagagagatagagagagagagagagagagagagagagagagagagagagagagagatagagagagagagagagagagagagagagagagagagagatagagagagagagagagagagagatagagagagagagagagagagagagagagagagagagagagagagagagagagagagagagagagagagagagagatagagagagagagagagagagagagagatagagagagagagagagagagagagagagagagagagatagagagagagagagagatagagagagagagagagagagagagagagatagagagagagagagagagagagagagagagagagagagagagagagagagagagagagagagagagagagagagatagagagagagagagagagatagagagagagagagagagagagatagagagagagagagagagagagagagagagagagagagagagagagagagagagagagagagagagagagagagagagagagagagagagagagagagagagagagagagagagagagagagagagatacagaaagagagagattaaagaaagagGAGGTCCCAGGCAGCGGCGACCCCTgaattgggcctcagtctctgtctcctaagccccccccccctcccccctgccccccaccaccacccccacaacGAGcaagggtttggggaggggggggggaggtatcatcaccataaccaccatcatttctattcttttattttacacCATTTACATAATTTTCTGCCAAATTACATTCTCTGTTCCGTAGCATGGGATAAAGTAAATCTCGATTAAACATAAACTTTATTTATAAAGTGATAATCTCACATAttctcagcatcatcatcacaccagGTAAATATATCTTATGTACAGAATAGCTGGGTGTCAACATGTAATATGGTAAATATCCGGAGCAACATTGAAGCCCTTGGAGATGGAGATGCTCGCAAGGACCCTGGATACTCGCAAGGGCCTTGGGTACCCTTAAGGACCCTGGATACTCGCAAGGGCCTTGGATAGTCGCCAAGACCTTGCGTACTCACTAGGACCTTGCACACTCTCATGGACCCTGGATACTCACAAGGACCCTGGATTGTCGCCAGGACCCTGAACAATCGCAGGGACTTTGGATACTCGCAAGGGCCTTGGATACCCACAAGGACCCTGGATACTCACAAGGACCCTGGATTGTCGCAAGGACCCTGAACAATCGCAGGGACTTTGGATACTCGCAAGGGCCTTGGATACTCATTTCCCGAACCACCGAGTGTCAAGCAAGGAGACGGTCTAAACAGGACGTATTTTGATTGGGAATTTGAAGGATGAACCGTCGTCATGAACGAGAAGGAATCTCTCTcggtattgttaagatattcattctcattcaccccTTTTCTAAATAAGAAtttgaaaggtttttttttttcacacctgaAACTTTCAGTTATTTTTTGAGGGGTAACGGAATCATTACAATTTTGGTAAGATTAGAATAAGGAGTTTGACGTGACTGGATTGGGTATCTGATTTACaggatatattcataataattcattaatattattattattattttttttttttattaatccacTGTATGTTTGCTCTTTTGTCTTGCAACATCTGGAGGTTTTCTCTGGAGAGAGACGAACCTTATCACACAAAGGACGAGTCtacgtgaaaaaaagaaagaaaaagaaaacggacaatGGGAGGAGCGAGCAAGGTGAGAGAAGGATAGGAAaggttgagagaaagatagaattagCAATGAACatgtgaggaggagagaacatGAGTGGAGGAACCTATTTTAGTtacactggagagagagagagagagagagagagagagagagagagagagagagagagagagagagagagagagagagagagagagagagagagagagagagagagagagagagagagag
This genomic interval from Penaeus chinensis breed Huanghai No. 1 chromosome 11, ASM1920278v2, whole genome shotgun sequence contains the following:
- the LOC125030673 gene encoding uncharacterized protein LOC125030673; translated protein: MTTVHPSNSQSKYVLFRPSPCLTLGGSGNEYPRPLRVSRVLVGIQGPCEYPKSLRLFRVLATIQGPCEYPGSMRVCKVLVSTQGLGDYPRPLRVSRVLKGTQGPCEYPGSLRASPSPRASMLLRIFTILHVDTQLFCT